The window TACAGAGGCGCAACGCCTGCGATCAGCGACCTCCTGGGCGGGCAAATCCAGGCGCTGGCATCGGCGCCGGGAACGCTGAAGCAACATGTCGACGCTGGCACACTGCGCGTTCTGGCCAACTGGGGAAGCGAACGCCTGCCGGCATTTCCGAATCTCCCGACGTTCAAGGAACTGGGCTTCCCCGAGGTTGAGTTCTACATCTGGGCCGGCCTTTTCGTGCCCAAAGGGTTACCCCAGCCAATTGTGACGAAGCTGCGAGACTGCACGCGACAGGCGATGAGCGATAGCGAGGTCACGCGGACATTCGAGGTGGCGGGAAATATGCCCGCTTATCAGGACGCGGATGAGTTCGCGCAATTCGTAGCCAAAGACAGCGCACGTCTGGTTGCGGTCGCAAAGAAGATCGGCAAGGTTTGACTTCCGCGCTTCGCATGACTTCGGCAACGCTTTAGCCGCGGGCGCGGGTCCAGTCCGATAGCCAGGCCGTGAACCGGCCGCTGTCACGCTGGCGTCGTGCCATGCGGCGCTGCAAGGGGGGCAAGGTACAGGCTGGCGGCTGCGACGTTATGACTTCCTTACAGGTATTGCCTTACTCAAGCTTGTGAGAATTGGAATCACAAGTAGTAGGCTGATTGCCATGAAGTCGCGCAACGTTTTGACCGCTGGCGCTCTGCTGACGGGTGCTTTTGTTATTCTCGCCGTGGCGCTTGCTGCTTCGCTGACGATACAATTCTCGCAGGCCTTTTCGGAGCTGGAGAATGCCCGGGGCGCTGGCGGGCGCGGATGCGGCGATATTCCGAACCACCCAGATGCTGCGCGTAGCGCGCGCCTCCGCCCAGACGTTCATCGCCTCGGCTGACCAGGCCCTGCCGGAAATCAAGCGCCTGCTCACCCAGAACGATGCGCAGCTGAAGGTCGTCGATGGCATCGTCGATCCCAGTCTGGCGGCGAATGTTCCCGCTTTGATGGGCAAGGTCCAGCAGAGCGTGGCCAAGGCGCGTGAGCTGGAAAACGGTGTCGTCGCTTTGGCGACAAAGCCCAAGGCCGAGCGCGACGTCAAGGATAGCCAGGGCTGGTACGAAGCAGTAGGAGCCATCGCGACCAGCCTCTCGGATGTTTCCCGCTCCATCGCGGGCGAGGCCCGGCTCGCCGACCCGGTAATCGGCGAATATGTGCTGGCGCGCCAGTATTCCTGGTCGGCCCGCGACAGTTTCGGCACCGAGTGCTCGCTCAACCGGCCGCTGTTTACCAACGGTGGGGCGATCGATGCCAAGGGACGGTTGCAGGTCGCCAAGCTGCGGGGCGAGAGCGGCCGTTCACTGCTCATGCTCGACGACCTCCTTTCGCGGACCGGCGCGCCGCGCGCCCTGAGCGAAGCCGCAGTAAGCGCGAAGCGGATCTTCAGCGACGCCTATGCGGCGCGCGATGCGGCCTACGCCGAATCCGGGACCGCCAAGGCGCCGAATGCGGCCGGGTGGACCGAGGTCTGCAACGGGCCGATCGAACAGGTGATCAAGGTCGCCGAAGCCGCGTTGGTCGGCATGGCGCAGCGTGCCGAGGAACGCCATTCAGCCGCTTTCGGTCATCTCGTCCTGATCGGCTCGGCTCTGCTGATCGGCATCCTGGGCTGCGTCCTCGGGCTCTGGATGATCAGAAAGCGCGTCGTGGCACCTGTACGTTCGCTGACGCTGTCGATCGGACGGCTGGCTGCCCGCGATTTCCAGACCAAGGTCCCGGCCATGGATCGTGCGGACGAATTCGGTGCGATGGCAACGACGCTGGAGGATCTCCGGCACGGCGCCCTCAATGCCGAGCGCCTGGTCATCGAACAGGCGCGCGAGCAGAGCGCCCAGGTGGAGCGTGGCCAGCGGCTTGAGGGCCTGGTGAAGGGCTTCGAAACCAAGGCCGGACAACTGGTTGGCCTGCTCGTCAAATCCTCGGTCGAACTGGAAGGTACGGCGGGGTCGATGTCCTCGACCGCCGGGCGCACCAACCAGCAGGCCGCGACCGTCGCGAATGCGGCACAGGAAGCAGGTGTTGGCGTCCAAACGGTCGCAACCGCCGCCGAGGAACTGTCGTCATCGATCGCCGAGATCGCAAGGCAGGTCACTCATTCGACCAGGATCACCGGAAAGGCTGTCGAGGACGCCCGCCGCACCGACAGCATCGTGCGGGCGTTGGCCGATAGTGCCCAGAAGATCGGCGATGTCGTCGGGTTGATTTCGAACATCGCCAGTCAGACCAACCTGCTCGCGCTCAATGCGACGATCGAAGCGGCGCGGGCGGGGGAATCTGGCCGCGGCTTCGCCGTGGTTGCGACCGAGGTCAAGGCGCTGGCCCAGCAGACCGCTACCGCGACGGATGACATCGGCAACCAGGTCAAGCAGATTCAGAGCGCGACCCAGGAGGCGGTGGAAGCGATCCGTGCCATCGGCTCGACGATCGACGAGGTCAACGGAATCACGGCCGCGATCGGCGCGGCGGTGGAAGAACAGGGCGCGGCGACCGCGGAGATTGCACGCAATGTGCAGCAGACCGCCACCAGCACCGATCAGGTCACCCGTAATATCGCGGGGGTCAGCCAGGCCGCCAATGAAACAGGTTCGGCTGCATCCAACGTTCTTGATGCCGCTGGTCAGGTATCCCGCCAGTCGGAAAGCATCCTGGATGAGGTCAATCGGTTCATTACGGGAGTTCGTGCCGCCTAGTTCGGCACGAACCCGTTCAAGGCCGGCCGAGCTTCCATTCGCTGTGCCACGTCGTGAACCGGCCGCTGTTGCGCTGGCCGCCGTGCCATGCGGCTGTTACAGCGCCGTTGCTGGCGACCATCAGCACCACGTCGAGGCCGGCGGAGCGGCGCAGCGTCTCGACGGCCTGCCGCGGCGTCTGCGCGATCGGGCCGGCGACATTGAACGACGTGTTGACCGAGAGTTCGACGCCGATATGGCGGCCGAGGGCCCTGAGATACGCGTAGGTGAGGGGATCGTCCTCCGCGCGGACGATCTGGATCCGCCCAGTGCCGTCGGCGTGGATGACCGCCGGGATCTTGTCGCGGGCGTGCGGCTTCGATTGCGTGGTCAGCACCATGTAATTGTAGGCATTGTAACCGGCGTCGGAGGCGCCCTCTAGCAGATCGAAATACTCCTGCGCGGCCTCCAGTGTCGCCATCGGCGCCAGCGGGCGGATCGCCTCGCGATATTTGACGCGTTCGTTGAGCCGCTCCCGGGTAGCGGGATCGCAGGGACTAGCGAGGATCGAGCGATGACCGAGCGCACGCGGGCCGGTTTCTGCCGCGCCCTGATACAGCGCGATGATGCCGCTGCGCGCGACCATGAAGGCCATCAAGTCGGCGATAGCGTCACGCCCTTCCGGTGTCGAGATATCGCCGATGTGCTGCGAGAGGATATCATCGGCCTTGAGCGCCTCCGCGATGTCGCTCTGCTCCGGTGCATCGCCGCAATAGAACGCATGCGTCATCGGCGCGCCACGCGGGGCCCCGGCGAGATGGGCGAACATCCAGGCGGCGCCGATGGTGACGCCGGGATCGCCCGGCGTCGGCGGCACCCAGAGATGAAGTTTTGCTTTTCGGCCCTGCGCTTGCTCAAACCACGCTTCGTTAAAATGCTGCAGCAGCCGCATGTTGCCGAGCGCGTTTAATGCGACACCGCCGGTCAGCACCAGGCGCTGCGCGCCGGTGCTGCGCAGCAGGTGATCGACGACGTGGATCATCGCGTCCTCGAACACCAGCTGCGTCGCTGCGGCCTTGTCGAGGCGATCCTGCGTATCGGGGCGATGCGCGATATCCTCGACGCGCAGCACTGCATCGGGGTTCCACAGCTGATCGGGTTTTAGCGGCTCACCGAGTATCTCGATCAAAGCGGCCTTGTAGGGCTGGTCGAACGGGTCGCAATACCAGTTGCCCATCGTGCGGTTGAGCTTGATCTCGCCGCCAGCGCCGAAATCCAGCACCTCTTTCAATCGCCTATAATACGGATTGCTTTCGCGGTTCATTTCGCCCCAGGCGGCGGCGCCCATGTAGCGGCCTTCGCTGGACAGCCAGGTCCAGCCGCCCTGGGTCGACGAAATCACGCTGTAGAACGCGCCGAGGGAATCGAACACGCTGTCATTGCAATACAGCCGTCGCATCGAGCCGCCTTCGGCAACGTAGAGCGAGATCGAACCCCGGTCGCCGGTACCGTCGAGCACTGCGATGGCGACCGGTTCGTCGCTGTCGTCGAATGGCGACGCCGCGAACGAGAACCATGCATGGTTGTCGTGATGTGGCATGCAGATCAGCGGCACCCGCTCGCCGAGGTCCAGTTGCTTGCCGAGAATTTTCGGCGTGCGCGTCATCTGCTCGAGGCGGCGGCCGTCGAAGCCGGCGGCATCTGTCGTGCGCAGCAGCCGAAAACCTTGCGGCGCCTCATCCAGCACCGAGCGGATCAGCGTGCCGCCGAGCGTCGGATAATCCCAAGTCGTCAGCCACGCAGCTATGTCGCCGATATCGCGACCCATGCCACGCAGCGTCGCCACCATGGCGTCGATCGACTGCCGCGGGTATTCAGTGGTGTGCTTGTTGCCGGAGAAGCGTTCTTCCTCGTTGTTGACGATCAGCCGCGGACCATGCGCCTGCGTCACCTCGATCAGTGCAACGCCGGAATTATGCGTGCCGGGTGCGCCCAGCCCGGCGAGATACACCGTCTCGCCGCGCGCCAGCTTCGCACGGATGAGCGCGATGCGTTCGTCTGCAAAGGAGGAGCCAAGCTGGTGGAAGCCCGCCAGCGCCATCGCGCGTGCGCTCAGCCATCGCGCGACGCGAAAACCGATCGCGCCGAGGCGGGGATGTCTGGGACCAATGCGCCTGGTGGGAGATTTCAAGAAGCCGGCCTCAACTGGAACTCTGTGCCGCTTCAATCACACTCGGGGCGGGGCAACAATGCCCTGCCTGGGCGCTTAACCTGCGCTCAGCCGGACGCCGGCGCGCAAAAACTTCTGCGGGTCGACGGCTTCGCCATCGATGCGGGTCTCGTAATGCAGATGCGGGCCGGTGGAACGGCCGGTCGAGCCGACCAGACCAATCACCTGGCCGATCTTGATGGTGTCGCCGACCTTGACGTGGATTTCCGACATATGGCCGTAGCGGGTAGCGAGGCCGTTGCCGTGATCGATCTCGACCATGCGGCCGTAGCCACCGGCGTAGGCAGCGGATGTCACGCGGCCGTTTGCGGTGGCGCGGATGGGGTCGCCGGTCGCGGCGCGGAAATCGAGGCCGGTGTGCATCGCCGGGCGGCCAAGGAATGGATCGCTGCGGACGCCGAAACCGGAGGTGAATTCGACTTCGCCGACCACCGGCTTGCGATAGGGCACCAGCGCCATGGTGCGGTTCAGCTTGTCGACCTGGGCGCGGCTGACATAGACGCGATACAGCTGACGCTCGAACGGATCAGCGTTGGCTGTGAGTTTTACGGGCACGTAGGGGCCGCCCATGGCGACACGCGGCACGGCGGCTTCAAGCTGCGCCATGCTGAGGCCAAGGTCCGAGATCGCGCCGCGCATCCGGCGGGCCTTGGAATCCATCGTTTCCTCGACCGCGCTCAGCGTCGCCAGTTGACGGCTTTCGACCTGGTCCAGCGACGCCTGCAGGCGGCCGATGACGGTGTCGACGCCGCCGTTCTTGGCGTACTGGTTCGGCTGCGGAGCCGCAACGGCCGGTGTGCGCGATTCCAGCCGGGCCTCGCGATCCGGCGGCGCGACGAAGGTCACGGTGTCGCTGATCGGCGAGGGTTTCAGCGCGCCGGGTGCGGCTGTTTCGCGTGGCGACGACTTGCCGATCGAACCGGTGATCGCCGTATCCGACATCGCGCTCAGCGCGGTGGCGCGGGATTCCAGCGTGGTCTGCCGGCGCATCACCTGATCGAGCTTCTGGTCGAACTGCTCCTGATCCAGCATCTGCCGGCTGGTGGTGCGATCGACCTTGGCGCGTAGTTCGGCGATGCGGTCTTCATAGGCGTATTGCATGTCGGCCTGGCGCGCGATTAGCTTGGTCAGCACGTCGTCGCGAAAGGCAAAATAGGTGGCCGTGGCCGCCGACCAGGCGCCCAGCAGGGTCACCGTGCCGACCGCGATCCAGAACAGCACCGGACCGATGCGAACCTGCTTGCCGCCATGGGCAATGGTGTAGTCGCTCTGTTTCGCCAGGGGTGCCGGAGGTACCTTGACCGGTCCGACGCGGCGGGCAGGTGACCTGCCATGGTCATGCGCGTGGTGCTGGGGATACTCGGCATATTGGCTGGAACGGTTCGACATCAACACTCCCGCGCCAGCCGGGGGCACACCCAGGCTGGCTCAATTCACGGGGGCGATTTGACCCTCTCATGGTTAATTTTTGGAGAACGGGATTATTCAAATCCGACGGGCTTCCTCCAGTACCGCGTCGGCATGGCCATCGACCTTCACGCCGCGCCAGATCTTGGTGACCTTGCCATCCTTATCGATCAGAACCGTTGTGCGAAGAACGCCTTCGAACACTTTGCCATACATAGATTTTTCACCCCAGGCGCCATAGGCTTTCAGCATTGCGTGGGTCTCGTCCGACAGCAGTGGCGTCGTCAGATCGTGCTTGTCGCGAAACGATTCCTGCGCCTTCAACGGATCGGCTGAAACACCCAGCACGGCCGTCCCCGCCGCGCTGAAATCACCGGCGAGTCGGGTGAAGTCGATCGCCTCCTTGGTGCAGCCCGGCGTGTTGGCGCGGGGATAGAAGAAGATCACCAGTTTCTGGCCGGCATGGTCAGTGAGCGAGACGGTTGCGCCGCCATCGCGTGGCAGGTGGAAGGTCGGCGCCTTCGCGCCTTCGACGGCGACAGCTGGCGCGGCGACAACGGTTGTCTTTTCCTTGATCGGCTTCGGAGCTGCCGGAGGTTTTGTGGCGGCCTTGGTCACTACCGGCTTTGCGGCAGCCGGAGCCTTTGCGCGTTTCGCCACAGGTGTAGCCTTCAAGGTTTTTGCCGAAACTTTGCGAGGTGCGTTTGCTGCCACCTTCGAGGCCGGCTTGGCTGCTTTCGCAACGCTCTTCTTTGCAGAACTCTTGTTTGCAGAACCCTTGGCGACACCCTTGGCGACGGCCTTGGCTGCCTTTTTGACGGGTGCCTTCGACACGGCACGGGCGGTCTTTCTGGCAGGGGCTTTGGAGGAATTCTTGCGCGATTTCTTGGACATACGCCTTCCTTTCGTCGCTTTCAGCGGGTCAGTGTGATGATATTGCGGGCACGCACCGGCGGCATGATCGAAGCCGCCGCCGCGGTGCAAATTGGCTGACCTCGGAGTATGGTTACAGAGGATTCGACGCAACACCCGTTACGTGTGCTTTGAACGCGCCGCGACGACCGGACGACGAGTAATAGTTTTAACCGAGGATTGGCAGCGATGCCGGCACGGATGCGCTCGTCGGATGTCGATGCGCTGAGGTCCGGTGGCGATCGATCTCATACGCAGCGCCAGCACCGAGAGGCAATGGCAAGGAATAAGCCGCCCCAAGCGTTAAGTTCGCGCGCCGATGACCAGCCTTCGCAATGGGATGATGCCGTTTGGGATCACGACCATGACGAGGTTGCGCATCACCGCGCGCGCCGGCTGCTGTCCAAGCAGAGCACCGGCTGGCATCGCTTCGGCGATCGCCTTGAGGCAATGCGCGGATGGCTCGCCGGCGAGCGCTGGCTGAAGCGGATTGCGGCCGTCGTCGCGGTCCTGCTTGTCATCTTTGCCTGCAGCTTCGGAGCTCTATGGTGGCGGCTTGGTGCCGGCCCGATCAATTTCGATATGGCGACGCCTTGGCTCGCCGAGGCGATCCAGGACAATATCGGCCAGGGCAACACCGTCGAAGTCGGCGGTACGCAGATCGAACGCGCAGGCCGGATTCGCGTCGCCGTCCGGATTCGCGACATCGTTGTGCGCGACCGCGACCATGCCATCGTTGCCAGCGCGCCGAAGGCCGAGGTGAGGCTTTCCGTCCCGGCGATGCTGATGGGACGCCTGCGTGCCGAAAGCCTCAATCTGGTCGATGCCGTTCTCGCGGTACGGATCATGCCGGACGGCCAGGTCACGGTGTCGACGGGCGACAATGCCCGCCCGCTGGCCACCGGCGTTGCGTCGGCGCGGCCGACGACCGCATTGCCGGTGCCGACCGGACCATCCCTGGCGTTGCCGCCGGGGCAGGTGGCGCCGTTGCCGCAGGCTCTGCCTGTGCCACCGACCACCGCTACCGACAGGCGCGAGTCCGTCAGCGGTCTGCTTGCGGGGCTGGACTGGCTCGACAGCCTCAGCCTGACCGGCCTCGACGGTCAGAACCTCAACGAGATCGGTCTGAAGAACGGCCGACTGGTGGTCGATGACCAGCAGCGCGGCAACACGTCGAGCTTCGACAACATCACGCTCAGCCTGCGCCGCCCCAGCAGCGGCGGGGTCGCCATGAGCGTCGGCGAAGCCGGCAAGACGCCGTGGTCGCTCGGCGTGATCGTCGGCGCTCCGGCTAACGGCGTACGCTCGGTCGATATCCGCGCCGACAAGGTGTCGACCAAGAACATCCTGCTGGCGCTGCGCATGAAGGATCTCACCTACAGCGCCGACCTGCCGCTGACCGGCGAGCTGAAAGGCGAACTCGGCCGCGACGGCCTGCCGACCTATTTCCGCGGCAAGATCACCGCGGGGGCCGGTACCATCATCGACAACGACACGCCCGATTATCCGATGGCCATCGATCAGGCCGAGATCAATGTCGAGTGGGATTCCGGCCGCCGCGTGCTGCTGGCACCGTTCAAGATCGTCTCGGGCGCCAATCGCGTTACGTTGCTGGCGCATGTCGAACCGCCAAACGACAGCATTCCGAACTGGCAGGCGGGTTTCAGCGGCGGCACCATCGTGCTGGCCGGCGCCGGGGGCGAGCAGCCGCTGATCTTCAATCGCATCGCCATCGGCCTGCGCTTCGACACCGACAACAAGCGGGTGATGCTGACCCAGGCCGATATCAGCAATGGCGAGATCGGCATCGCCGGCACCGGCAGCGTCGACTATGCCGCCGAGCCGCGGCTGACTTTGGGCATTGCGGGCACGCCGATGTCGGCATCGGCGCTGAAGCGGATGTGGCCGATCCTGGTCACGCCCGAGGTTCGCGAATGGGTGATCGAGCGCATCGAGCGCGGATCGCTGCAGCGCCTCGAAATCGGCGTCAATTCGCCTGTCCGCAACCTGTCGCGCAGAGGTCCGCCGATTCCCGATGACGGTCTCAGCGTCACGATTGTCGCCAATGGCGTGACGTTGCGGCCGGTCGATGACCTCCCGCTGATCCGCGACGGCGATCTGAAAGCCCGCGTCACCGGCCGCACCGCGACAGTGACGATCGGGCAGGCCGGGATCGATACGCCCGCCGGGCGCAAGCTCAATCTCAGCGACATCGTCTTCGAAGTGCCCGACATGGCGCCGAAACCAATGCCGGCGCGGGTCAGGTTCAAGATCGATGGACCGGTGCCGGCCGCCGCAGAAATTCTGGCGTCCGACCGTCTCAACGAATTCACCGGCAATCTGCTCGATCCCAATTCCAGCAGAGGTAACGTTTCGGCACTGGTGACGCTTGGCATGCCGATCAA is drawn from Nitrobacteraceae bacterium AZCC 2146 and contains these coding sequences:
- a CDS encoding methyl-accepting chemotaxis protein (product_source=COG0840; cath_funfam=1.10.287.950; cog=COG0840; pfam=PF00015,PF00672; smart=SM00283,SM00304; superfamily=58104; transmembrane_helix_parts=Inside_1_273,TMhelix_274_296,Outside_297_649), with product MPGALAGADAAIFRTTQMLRVARASAQTFIASADQALPEIKRLLTQNDAQLKVVDGIVDPSLAANVPALMGKVQQSVAKARELENGVVALATKPKAERDVKDSQGWYEAVGAIATSLSDVSRSIAGEARLADPVIGEYVLARQYSWSARDSFGTECSLNRPLFTNGGAIDAKGRLQVAKLRGESGRSLLMLDDLLSRTGAPRALSEAAVSAKRIFSDAYAARDAAYAESGTAKAPNAAGWTEVCNGPIEQVIKVAEAALVGMAQRAEERHSAAFGHLVLIGSALLIGILGCVLGLWMIRKRVVAPVRSLTLSIGRLAARDFQTKVPAMDRADEFGAMATTLEDLRHGALNAERLVIEQAREQSAQVERGQRLEGLVKGFETKAGQLVGLLVKSSVELEGTAGSMSSTAGRTNQQAATVANAAQEAGVGVQTVATAAEELSSSIAEIARQVTHSTRITGKAVEDARRTDSIVRALADSAQKIGDVVGLISNIASQTNLLALNATIEAARAGESGRGFAVVATEVKALAQQTATATDDIGNQVKQIQSATQEAVEAIRAIGSTIDEVNGITAAIGAAVEEQGAATAEIARNVQQTATSTDQVTRNIAGVSQAANETGSAASNVLDAAGQVSRQSESILDEVNRFITGVRAA
- a CDS encoding carbamoyltransferase (product_source=KO:K00612; cog=COG2192; ko=KO:K00612; pfam=PF02543,PF16861; superfamily=51735,53067) produces the protein MKSPTRRIGPRHPRLGAIGFRVARWLSARAMALAGFHQLGSSFADERIALIRAKLARGETVYLAGLGAPGTHNSGVALIEVTQAHGPRLIVNNEEERFSGNKHTTEYPRQSIDAMVATLRGMGRDIGDIAAWLTTWDYPTLGGTLIRSVLDEAPQGFRLLRTTDAAGFDGRRLEQMTRTPKILGKQLDLGERVPLICMPHHDNHAWFSFAASPFDDSDEPVAIAVLDGTGDRGSISLYVAEGGSMRRLYCNDSVFDSLGAFYSVISSTQGGWTWLSSEGRYMGAAAWGEMNRESNPYYRRLKEVLDFGAGGEIKLNRTMGNWYCDPFDQPYKAALIEILGEPLKPDQLWNPDAVLRVEDIAHRPDTQDRLDKAAATQLVFEDAMIHVVDHLLRSTGAQRLVLTGGVALNALGNMRLLQHFNEAWFEQAQGRKAKLHLWVPPTPGDPGVTIGAAWMFAHLAGAPRGAPMTHAFYCGDAPEQSDIAEALKADDILSQHIGDISTPEGRDAIADLMAFMVARSGIIALYQGAAETGPRALGHRSILASPCDPATRERLNERVKYREAIRPLAPMATLEAAQEYFDLLEGASDAGYNAYNYMVLTTQSKPHARDKIPAVIHADGTGRIQIVRAEDDPLTYAYLRALGRHIGVELSVNTSFNVAGPIAQTPRQAVETLRRSAGLDVVLMVASNGAVTAAWHGGQRNSGRFTTWHSEWKLGRP
- a CDS encoding murein DD-endopeptidase MepM/ murein hydrolase activator NlpD (product_source=COG0739; cath_funfam=2.70.70.10; cog=COG0739; pfam=PF01551; superfamily=51261; transmembrane_helix_parts=Inside_1_56,TMhelix_57_79,Outside_80_450), giving the protein MSNRSSQYAEYPQHHAHDHGRSPARRVGPVKVPPAPLAKQSDYTIAHGGKQVRIGPVLFWIAVGTVTLLGAWSAATATYFAFRDDVLTKLIARQADMQYAYEDRIAELRAKVDRTTSRQMLDQEQFDQKLDQVMRRQTTLESRATALSAMSDTAITGSIGKSSPRETAAPGALKPSPISDTVTFVAPPDREARLESRTPAVAAPQPNQYAKNGGVDTVIGRLQASLDQVESRQLATLSAVEETMDSKARRMRGAISDLGLSMAQLEAAVPRVAMGGPYVPVKLTANADPFERQLYRVYVSRAQVDKLNRTMALVPYRKPVVGEVEFTSGFGVRSDPFLGRPAMHTGLDFRAATGDPIRATANGRVTSAAYAGGYGRMVEIDHGNGLATRYGHMSEIHVKVGDTIKIGQVIGLVGSTGRSTGPHLHYETRIDGEAVDPQKFLRAGVRLSAG
- a CDS encoding peroxiredoxin Q/BCP (product_source=KO:K03564; cath_funfam=3.40.30.10; cog=COG1225; ko=KO:K03564; pfam=PF00578; superfamily=52833): MSKKSRKNSSKAPARKTARAVSKAPVKKAAKAVAKGVAKGSANKSSAKKSVAKAAKPASKVAANAPRKVSAKTLKATPVAKRAKAPAAAKPVVTKAATKPPAAPKPIKEKTTVVAAPAVAVEGAKAPTFHLPRDGGATVSLTDHAGQKLVIFFYPRANTPGCTKEAIDFTRLAGDFSAAGTAVLGVSADPLKAQESFRDKHDLTTPLLSDETHAMLKAYGAWGEKSMYGKVFEGVLRTTVLIDKDGKVTKIWRGVKVDGHADAVLEEARRI
- a CDS encoding hypothetical protein (product_source=Hypo-rule applied; pfam=PF13116; transmembrane_helix_parts=Inside_1_100,TMhelix_101_123,Outside_124_1244); the protein is MPARMRSSDVDALRSGGDRSHTQRQHREAMARNKPPQALSSRADDQPSQWDDAVWDHDHDEVAHHRARRLLSKQSTGWHRFGDRLEAMRGWLAGERWLKRIAAVVAVLLVIFACSFGALWWRLGAGPINFDMATPWLAEAIQDNIGQGNTVEVGGTQIERAGRIRVAVRIRDIVVRDRDHAIVASAPKAEVRLSVPAMLMGRLRAESLNLVDAVLAVRIMPDGQVTVSTGDNARPLATGVASARPTTALPVPTGPSLALPPGQVAPLPQALPVPPTTATDRRESVSGLLAGLDWLDSLSLTGLDGQNLNEIGLKNGRLVVDDQQRGNTSSFDNITLSLRRPSSGGVAMSVGEAGKTPWSLGVIVGAPANGVRSVDIRADKVSTKNILLALRMKDLTYSADLPLTGELKGELGRDGLPTYFRGKITAGAGTIIDNDTPDYPMAIDQAEINVEWDSGRRVLLAPFKIVSGANRVTLLAHVEPPNDSIPNWQAGFSGGTIVLAGAGGEQPLIFNRIAIGLRFDTDNKRVMLTQADISNGEIGIAGTGSVDYAAEPRLTLGIAGTPMSASALKRMWPILVTPEVREWVIERIERGSLQRLEIGVNSPVRNLSRRGPPIPDDGLSVTIVANGVTLRPVDDLPLIRDGDLKARVTGRTATVTIGQAGIDTPAGRKLNLSDIVFEVPDMAPKPMPARVRFKIDGPVPAAAEILASDRLNEFTGNLLDPNSSRGNVSALVTLGMPIKRELTKTDTTYSINADLTGFSADKMVMSQKLEANALKVIANNQGYQVKGDVKINGQAASLDYRKPTDGDADVRLQATLDDASRARLGFDLGPAVTGAIPIKLIGKIGSGDRDSKLGIDADLTALKLDNILPGWVKLPGKTGRAVFNVVQKAQSTRLEDIVIDGGGASIKGSLEVDQNGDLVGVNFPTYAPSEGDKTSLKAERGPDGVLKVTMRGDVFDGRGFLKSAISGKDSDPKSKTKNIDFDIDLKLGAVAGFYGEAVRSVDAKISRRSGIIKTFTLSGKLGRDTPLTGDMRGRAQGQGRDVIYIETNDAGAFFRVTDTYAKMTGGQLALAMDPPTTDTRAKEGLVNVRDFTIKGEPALDRVAAGGPVGSQNGIAFSRLRAEFTRQNGQLTIREGVVKGPSIGATIEGSIDYPGNQVRMSGTFVPMYGLNNMFGQIPIVGLFLGGGSNEGLIGVTYEVVGTPGAPVLRVNPISAMAPGVLRKIFEFGTGKQNNPVEFPSSPNNN